A window of the Streptomyces luomodiensis genome harbors these coding sequences:
- the treY gene encoding malto-oligosyltrehalose synthase, with the protein MTAVPGVPTATYRLQLQPAFPFAAAERAVPYLASLGVSHLHLSPVLEAVPGSTHGYDVVDHSAVRAELGGEAGLRSLARTARTHGLGLIVDVVPNHMAAPAPERLNTPLWEVLREGPGSRYARWFDIDWQAHGGKVLLPVLGGPLGEEWERLRVEDGTLRYWDHAFPLRPGTEGLPLAELLDAQWYRLGWWRLARTELNYRRFFTISELIAVRVEDPEVFDATHATLLELVRDGVVEGLRIDHPDGLADPEGYLRRLDRAVRTATADGTATADGAGGADGAGRADGTATGDGAGGGSRWTASGGRGGGGRWTASGGRGGGGRWTAPGGRGGGGRWTVVEKILARDEPLPPAWPVAGTTGYDALHHIDGLFVDPDGLAKLTALYRDFAAPPADLGGDWAATVRRAAREVVTHELAAEVARLTRTASRICAADPRLRDHAPWALRTAIRELLVRLPVYRPYASVDTDTRPVSDADAVMLRSAAADAREAFTVPQEARVVFVVRDAALGLLGDGPDQRDFCARFAQTAAALRAKSVEDTAFYRYPPLLSAGEVGGDPGRPAVAPEEFHAFAARLLRDWPATGTVLSTHDTKRSADARARVAALTECPAWWGRMVEELTRSAPAPDPQLAWTAWQTALALGHGDAERLVPAVLKGVREAGLRTTWTERNAAYEEEVTAFLAAGPCAADPSVWAAIGAQLDGPARANTLGAALLHLTMPGVPDLYMGTEHVYTALVDPDNRRPPTLDGEPEVSGLSAEKLLLTRAALRLRRERPGWFGPGSGYAPLAAEGPAAAHCTAFVRTGAGGEGGAVTVVTRLSRRLAEAGGWGATRLPLPPGGWRDLLTGRTAEGPTALAGLLSRLPVALLVRT; encoded by the coding sequence ATGACGGCTGTCCCCGGCGTACCCACCGCCACCTATCGCCTCCAGCTCCAGCCCGCCTTCCCGTTCGCGGCCGCGGAGCGCGCGGTGCCGTATCTGGCCTCGCTCGGCGTCTCCCATCTGCATCTGTCCCCCGTCCTGGAGGCGGTGCCCGGCTCCACCCACGGCTATGACGTGGTGGACCACTCCGCCGTCCGGGCCGAACTGGGCGGCGAGGCGGGGCTGCGTTCCCTCGCCCGTACGGCGCGGACGCACGGCCTCGGGCTGATCGTCGACGTCGTCCCGAACCATATGGCCGCACCCGCCCCCGAGCGGCTCAACACCCCGCTGTGGGAGGTGCTGCGAGAAGGGCCCGGGTCGCGTTACGCGCGCTGGTTCGACATCGACTGGCAGGCCCACGGCGGCAAGGTGCTGCTGCCGGTGCTCGGCGGGCCGCTCGGCGAGGAGTGGGAACGGCTGCGCGTCGAGGACGGGACGCTGCGCTACTGGGACCACGCGTTCCCGCTGCGGCCCGGCACCGAGGGACTGCCGCTCGCCGAACTGCTGGACGCCCAGTGGTACCGGCTCGGCTGGTGGCGGCTGGCCCGCACCGAGCTCAACTACCGGCGCTTCTTCACCATCTCCGAGCTGATCGCGGTGCGGGTGGAGGACCCGGAGGTCTTCGACGCCACCCACGCCACGCTGCTGGAGCTGGTGCGGGACGGGGTCGTGGAGGGGCTGCGGATCGACCACCCGGACGGGCTCGCCGATCCGGAGGGCTATCTACGGCGGCTCGACCGGGCGGTGCGGACGGCCACGGCGGACGGGACGGCCACGGCGGACGGAGCGGGTGGGGCGGACGGTGCGGGTAGGGCGGACGGTACAGCCACGGGGGACGGTGCGGGTGGGGGCAGCCGATGGACCGCGTCGGGAGGCCGGGGCGGGGGCGGCCGATGGACCGCGTCGGGAGGCCGGGGCGGGGGCGGCCGGTGGACCGCGCCCGGAGGCCGGGGCGGGGGCGGCCGGTGGACGGTGGTCGAGAAGATCCTGGCCCGGGACGAGCCGCTGCCCCCGGCCTGGCCGGTCGCCGGGACCACCGGCTATGACGCGCTGCACCACATCGACGGGCTCTTCGTCGACCCGGACGGGCTGGCGAAGCTGACCGCCCTCTACCGCGACTTCGCCGCTCCCCCGGCCGACCTGGGCGGCGACTGGGCCGCCACGGTGCGCCGGGCCGCCCGCGAGGTGGTCACGCATGAGCTGGCCGCCGAGGTGGCGCGGCTGACCCGCACCGCCTCCCGCATCTGCGCGGCCGACCCCCGGCTGCGCGACCACGCGCCCTGGGCGCTGCGCACGGCGATCCGGGAGCTGCTGGTGCGGCTGCCGGTCTACCGTCCGTACGCGTCCGTGGACACGGACACGCGGCCCGTGTCGGACGCCGACGCGGTGATGCTGCGCTCGGCGGCGGCGGACGCCCGGGAGGCGTTCACGGTGCCGCAGGAGGCGCGGGTGGTGTTCGTCGTGCGGGACGCGGCGCTGGGCCTCCTCGGGGACGGCCCGGACCAGCGCGATTTCTGCGCCCGGTTCGCCCAGACGGCGGCCGCGCTGCGCGCCAAGTCGGTTGAGGACACCGCCTTCTACCGCTACCCCCCGCTGCTGTCGGCCGGGGAGGTGGGCGGCGATCCGGGACGTCCGGCCGTGGCGCCCGAGGAGTTCCACGCCTTCGCCGCCCGGCTGCTGCGTGACTGGCCCGCCACCGGCACGGTGCTGTCCACGCATGACACCAAACGCAGCGCGGACGCGCGGGCCCGCGTCGCGGCGCTCACCGAATGCCCGGCCTGGTGGGGCCGGATGGTGGAGGAGCTGACCCGGTCGGCCCCCGCCCCCGATCCGCAGCTGGCCTGGACGGCCTGGCAGACCGCGCTCGCCCTGGGCCACGGGGATGCCGAACGGCTGGTCCCCGCCGTGCTCAAGGGGGTGCGCGAGGCGGGGCTGCGGACGACCTGGACGGAGCGGAACGCGGCGTACGAGGAGGAGGTGACCGCCTTCCTGGCGGCCGGCCCGTGCGCGGCCGACCCGTCGGTGTGGGCGGCGATCGGAGCCCAGCTGGACGGACCGGCCAGGGCCAACACGCTCGGCGCCGCCCTGCTGCACCTCACCATGCCGGGCGTCCCCGACCTCTACATGGGCACCGAACACGTCTATACCGCCCTGGTCGACCCGGACAACCGCCGTCCGCCCACGCTGGACGGCGAGCCGGAGGTGTCGGGCCTGTCCGCCGAGAAACTCCTGCTGACCAGGGCCGCGCTGCGGCTGCGCCGGGAGCGTCCGGGGTGGTTCGGCCCGGGGAGCGGCTATGCGCCGCTGGCCGCCGAGGGGCCGGCGGCGGCGCACTGTACGGCCTTCGTACGGACCGGCGCCGGGGGCGAGGGCGGGGCGGTCACGGTCGTCACCCGGCTGTCGCGGCGGCTGGCGGAGGCGGGCGGCTGGGGCGCCACCCGGCTGCCGCTGCCGCCGGGCGGCTGGCGGGACCTGCTGACCGGGCGGACGGCCGAGGGTCCCACCGCCCTGGCGGGGCTGCTGTCCCGGCTGCCGGTGGCGCTCCTGGTCCGTACCTGA
- the glgX gene encoding glycogen debranching protein GlgX: protein MQVWPGQAYPLGATYDGAGTNFAVFSEAAVRIELCLLHDDGSETAVELRESDAFVRHAYLPGIMPGQRYGFRVHGPYEPESGHRCNSAKLLLDPYAKAISGRIRWGEEVYGYHFGRPEKRNDLDSAPHTMASVVVNPYFDWGDDRPPRTDYHRTVIYEAHVKGLTMRHPRLPEELRGTYAALAHPAIIEHLTELGVTTLELMPVHQFVHDHRLADAGLANYWGYNTIGFFAPHNAYASWGDRGQQVLEFKSAVRALHQAGIEVILDVVYNHTAEGNHLGPTLSFRGLDNASYYRLTEDRRYYMDTTGTGNSLLMRSPHVLQLIMDSLRYWVTEMHVDGFRFDLAATLARQFHEVDRLSSFFDLVQQDPVVSQVKLIAEPWDVGEGGYQVGNFPPLWTEWNGKFRDTVRDLWRGEPRTLAEFASRLTGSSDLYQGDGRRPLASVNFVTCHDGFTLRDLVSYDEKHNEANGEANQDGENYNRSWNCGVEGETDDPAVRTLRERQMRNFIATLMLSQGVPMLSHGDEFGRTQGGNNNAYCQDNEVSWVRWPDHAKGQDGEREDRWALELLRFTRSLVWLRRDHPVFRRRRFFHGRPVEGTHDELSDIAWFTHEGEEMTPRDWQAAHAKSLAVFLNGSAISEPGARGERITDDSFLLLFNAHHEPLDFVVPIDHGKQWQVIVDTAVPEGVEPGGGAKVAAGDRLTLVDRSLMVLQRPA from the coding sequence ATGCAGGTCTGGCCGGGACAGGCTTACCCCCTTGGCGCCACCTACGACGGCGCCGGAACCAACTTCGCGGTGTTCTCCGAGGCCGCTGTCCGCATCGAGCTGTGCCTCCTGCACGACGACGGCTCGGAGACGGCGGTCGAGCTGCGGGAGTCCGACGCGTTCGTGCGCCACGCCTATCTGCCAGGGATCATGCCGGGGCAGCGCTACGGCTTCCGGGTGCACGGCCCGTACGAGCCGGAGTCCGGCCACCGCTGCAATTCCGCCAAGTTGCTGCTGGACCCGTACGCCAAGGCGATCAGCGGGCGGATCCGCTGGGGCGAGGAGGTCTACGGCTACCACTTCGGACGTCCGGAGAAGCGCAACGACCTCGACTCCGCCCCGCACACCATGGCGTCGGTCGTGGTCAATCCGTACTTCGACTGGGGCGACGACCGCCCACCGCGCACCGACTACCACCGCACGGTCATCTACGAGGCCCATGTCAAGGGGCTGACCATGCGCCATCCGCGGCTGCCGGAGGAGCTGCGCGGGACGTACGCGGCGCTCGCCCACCCCGCGATCATCGAACATCTGACGGAGCTGGGCGTCACCACGCTGGAGCTGATGCCCGTCCATCAGTTCGTCCACGACCACCGGCTGGCCGACGCGGGGCTGGCCAACTACTGGGGCTACAACACCATCGGCTTCTTCGCCCCGCACAACGCCTACGCCTCCTGGGGCGACCGGGGCCAGCAGGTGCTGGAGTTCAAATCGGCCGTCCGGGCCCTGCACCAGGCGGGCATCGAGGTCATCCTGGACGTGGTCTACAACCACACCGCCGAGGGCAACCACCTGGGCCCCACGCTCTCCTTCCGGGGCCTGGACAACGCCTCGTACTACCGGCTGACCGAGGACCGCCGGTACTACATGGACACCACCGGCACCGGGAACTCGCTGCTGATGCGCTCCCCGCACGTGCTCCAGCTGATCATGGACTCGCTGCGCTACTGGGTGACCGAGATGCATGTGGACGGCTTCCGCTTCGATCTGGCGGCGACGCTGGCCCGGCAGTTCCACGAGGTGGACCGGCTGTCGTCGTTCTTCGACCTGGTCCAGCAGGACCCGGTGGTGAGTCAGGTGAAGCTGATCGCCGAGCCCTGGGACGTCGGTGAGGGCGGCTATCAGGTCGGCAACTTCCCGCCCCTGTGGACGGAATGGAACGGCAAGTTCCGGGACACCGTGCGCGATCTGTGGCGCGGTGAGCCGAGGACGCTGGCCGAGTTCGCCTCCCGGCTGACCGGCTCCTCCGACCTCTACCAGGGCGACGGGCGGCGCCCGCTGGCCTCGGTCAACTTCGTCACCTGCCATGACGGCTTCACCCTGCGCGACCTGGTGAGTTACGACGAGAAGCACAACGAGGCCAACGGCGAGGCCAACCAGGACGGCGAGAACTACAACCGGTCCTGGAACTGCGGGGTCGAGGGCGAGACCGACGATCCGGCGGTGCGCACGCTGCGCGAGCGCCAGATGCGCAACTTCATCGCCACCCTGATGCTCTCCCAGGGCGTGCCGATGCTCAGCCACGGCGACGAGTTCGGGCGCACCCAGGGCGGCAACAACAACGCATACTGCCAGGACAACGAGGTGTCCTGGGTGCGCTGGCCGGACCACGCCAAGGGACAGGACGGCGAGCGGGAGGACCGCTGGGCGCTGGAGCTGCTGCGCTTCACCCGTTCGCTGGTGTGGCTGCGCCGCGACCATCCGGTCTTCCGGCGCCGCCGCTTCTTCCACGGACGGCCGGTCGAGGGCACCCATGACGAGCTGTCGGACATCGCCTGGTTCACCCATGAGGGCGAGGAGATGACCCCGCGCGACTGGCAGGCGGCCCATGCCAAGTCCCTCGCGGTGTTCCTCAACGGCAGCGCTATCTCCGAGCCGGGGGCGCGCGGTGAGCGGATCACCGATGACTCGTTCCTGCTGCTGTTCAACGCGCACCACGAGCCGCTGGACTTCGTCGTACCCATCGACCACGGCAAGCAGTGGCAGGTCATCGTGGACACGGCGGTGCCGGAGGGCGTGGAGCCGGGCGGCGGCGCGAAGGTGGCGGCGGGCGACCGGCTGACCCTGGTGGACCGCAGCCTGATGGTGCTTCAGCGGCCCGCGTAG
- a CDS encoding Tat pathway signal sequence domain protein: MIHRHLGKVMAGAAVAVTATAIMIGVTLPGSASGEESPGGGPQGSAAEQGQAARQLPGVVESAPEQQKTGTGRDPLTDDEIKRAQTLAVSRDFRMSSEDVKGSQGPERLSTDLAELGPDEVGAADAPRRAEVTYYDYRDDTYVTKTVDLRGGKVTGTDTQRGVQPPPNRDEAREAARLLIADKLGKGLEKDFKDATGKTLTSPDQLTVTGFVYRAGEGNPGPASVQDCGEHRCVRLFTRVTNGPWIDTRQLVIDLSAHKVAELS; this comes from the coding sequence ATGATCCACCGCCACCTGGGCAAGGTGATGGCCGGTGCGGCCGTGGCGGTCACCGCCACGGCGATCATGATCGGGGTGACGCTCCCGGGGAGCGCGTCCGGCGAGGAAAGCCCCGGTGGGGGACCGCAGGGCTCGGCGGCGGAGCAGGGCCAGGCGGCCCGGCAGCTGCCCGGTGTGGTGGAGTCCGCGCCCGAGCAGCAGAAGACGGGTACCGGCCGCGATCCGCTGACCGACGATGAGATCAAGCGCGCCCAGACCCTCGCGGTCAGCCGCGACTTCCGCATGAGCAGTGAGGACGTCAAGGGCTCACAGGGCCCCGAGCGGCTCTCCACCGACCTCGCGGAGCTCGGCCCCGACGAGGTGGGCGCCGCCGACGCGCCACGGCGCGCCGAGGTGACGTACTACGACTACCGGGACGACACCTACGTCACCAAGACGGTCGACCTCCGCGGCGGCAAGGTCACCGGCACCGACACCCAGCGCGGGGTCCAGCCGCCGCCCAACCGCGACGAGGCGAGGGAGGCGGCCCGGCTGCTGATCGCCGACAAGCTGGGCAAGGGGCTGGAGAAGGACTTCAAGGACGCCACCGGCAAGACGCTGACCAGCCCGGACCAGCTGACCGTCACCGGCTTCGTCTACCGCGCGGGCGAGGGCAACCCCGGTCCGGCCTCGGTCCAGGACTGCGGCGAACACCGCTGCGTACGGCTGTTCACCCGGGTGACGAACGGCCCCTGGATCGACACCCGGCAGCTGGTGATCGACCTCAGCGCCCACAAGGTGGCCGAGCTCAGCTGA
- a CDS encoding copper amine oxidase: MPANRLRRARARVVAAIGVPALLGTVAVAAGPVGAAQAAPPASTSAAADCSAPYRIEQKLDGGTTWRMCWHYESKAGLVLDDISYQPKGESAPIKVLTSAKLAQIHVPYDDGSNEYDDLTGQGFAQGLQQLDPAECPGGTIKTVRVPDAWDPDHPDVKGLCATTRARGHAYRMGDGEKVYQLQGKDLLLYTVNQTGWYEYITEWRFAGDGTMTMQVGATGTLSPMDYDAGDGRGWPIGKGAKDYATSHAHNVFWRLNFGLDGSPKSKVEQYDSKTTATSGRIPKTKTTRTPVTKELAGDAAAARWWRVVSTAGKNKDGHPRSYEIVPGHTTKYQGRTFTQHDVYFTEYNKCEQFASNNLRNCGAGAGKSVDKWVNGQTLKHPIVWVNIGFHHIARDEDQEPMPVHWQGFQLSPRDVTAMNPLTPPALSGHNGHTEEAR, from the coding sequence ATGCCTGCAAACAGGCTCCGCCGCGCCCGTGCCCGGGTCGTGGCGGCCATCGGCGTCCCGGCGCTGCTCGGCACCGTGGCGGTCGCCGCCGGGCCGGTCGGCGCGGCCCAGGCGGCCCCGCCGGCCTCGACCTCGGCCGCGGCGGACTGCAGCGCCCCGTACCGCATCGAGCAGAAGCTGGACGGCGGCACCACCTGGCGGATGTGCTGGCACTACGAGAGCAAGGCCGGGCTGGTGCTCGACGACATCTCGTACCAGCCCAAGGGCGAAAGCGCCCCGATCAAGGTGCTGACCTCGGCCAAGCTCGCCCAGATCCATGTGCCGTACGACGACGGCAGCAATGAGTACGACGACCTCACCGGCCAGGGCTTCGCCCAGGGGCTCCAGCAGCTGGACCCGGCCGAGTGCCCCGGCGGCACGATCAAGACCGTACGGGTGCCCGACGCCTGGGACCCTGATCACCCGGATGTGAAGGGTCTGTGTGCGACCACCCGGGCCCGTGGTCACGCCTACCGCATGGGCGACGGGGAGAAGGTCTACCAGCTCCAGGGCAAGGACCTGCTGCTCTACACCGTCAACCAGACCGGCTGGTACGAGTACATCACCGAGTGGCGGTTCGCCGGTGACGGCACCATGACCATGCAGGTCGGCGCCACCGGCACGCTCTCCCCGATGGACTACGACGCGGGCGACGGCCGCGGCTGGCCCATCGGCAAGGGCGCCAAGGACTACGCCACCAGCCACGCCCACAACGTCTTCTGGCGGCTGAACTTCGGGCTCGACGGCTCGCCCAAGAGCAAGGTCGAGCAGTACGACTCCAAGACCACCGCGACCTCGGGGCGGATCCCGAAGACCAAGACCACCCGCACCCCGGTCACCAAGGAGCTGGCGGGCGACGCGGCGGCGGCGCGGTGGTGGCGCGTGGTCAGCACGGCGGGCAAGAACAAGGACGGCCATCCACGCAGCTACGAGATCGTCCCCGGCCACACCACCAAGTACCAGGGGCGTACCTTCACTCAGCACGACGTCTACTTCACCGAATACAACAAGTGTGAGCAATTCGCCAGCAACAACCTGCGCAACTGCGGCGCCGGGGCCGGGAAGAGCGTCGACAAGTGGGTGAACGGCCAGACCCTCAAGCACCCGATCGTGTGGGTCAACATCGGGTTCCACCACATCGCCCGGGACGAGGACCAGGAGCCGATGCCGGTGCACTGGCAGGGCTTCCAGCTCTCCCCGCGCGACGTCACCGCCATGAATCCCCTCACGCCTCCTGCACTGTCCGGACACAACGGTCATACAGAAGAGGCACGGTGA
- a CDS encoding SAV2148 family HEPN domain-containing protein, with amino-acid sequence MSSGGLELPPGDGGPGGDGSTDAPPGAVSLVRPMEIGAELDWGADAWSEVRTRARRAGRAYIWLNLVEQRLRAVVNAVLRPIYEPVHGDDWVVAAAGPAGQEWVQRAVAVREVSRRKGYLLDPADDNVVSFLTLPQLRELLVQHWPCFEPYLDDRREVELALDELEVARNVVSRNRALSQTVLAQAERASARLLEILGSGTGSPSADRLPIDAVEDLVGDRYADVVGVHPDRVRLQRQLPAEDLFGHARRLDAVGIGLNLLVQNYSGRRLVRLAESGCRARLLFLNPASSAVRRRERELGLKKGEMSRSVEMNILHMRRVRARLRDPGAFEIHVFDETPRFTAYLVNGDGADGLAVVQSYLRKARGMEAPVLVLRGGGRGSEVVREGMPEEGEGGLFATYREEFESVWADSRPVS; translated from the coding sequence GTGAGCTCGGGCGGGCTGGAGCTGCCCCCTGGTGACGGAGGTCCCGGGGGTGACGGTTCCACCGACGCACCTCCCGGCGCGGTGTCCCTGGTGCGGCCGATGGAGATCGGAGCGGAACTGGACTGGGGCGCCGACGCCTGGAGCGAGGTGCGCACACGCGCACGCCGGGCCGGGCGGGCCTATATCTGGCTCAACCTCGTGGAACAGCGGCTGCGCGCGGTCGTCAACGCCGTGCTGCGGCCCATCTACGAACCGGTCCACGGCGACGACTGGGTCGTCGCCGCGGCCGGCCCGGCCGGGCAGGAGTGGGTACAGCGGGCGGTCGCGGTACGGGAGGTGAGCCGGCGCAAGGGCTATCTGCTCGACCCGGCCGACGACAATGTCGTCAGCTTCCTGACCCTGCCGCAGCTGCGGGAACTCCTCGTCCAGCACTGGCCGTGCTTCGAGCCGTATCTCGACGACCGCCGCGAGGTGGAGCTCGCCCTGGACGAGCTGGAGGTCGCCCGCAATGTGGTCTCCCGCAACCGAGCCCTGTCCCAGACCGTCCTCGCCCAGGCCGAGCGCGCCTCCGCCCGGCTGCTGGAGATCCTCGGCAGCGGTACCGGCTCCCCCTCCGCCGACCGGCTGCCCATCGACGCCGTCGAGGACCTCGTCGGCGACCGCTACGCCGATGTCGTGGGCGTCCACCCGGACCGGGTGCGGCTCCAGCGCCAGCTGCCCGCCGAGGACCTGTTCGGCCACGCCCGCCGCCTCGACGCCGTCGGCATCGGGCTCAACCTCCTGGTCCAGAACTACTCGGGCCGCCGGCTGGTCCGGCTGGCCGAATCCGGCTGCCGGGCCCGGCTGCTCTTCCTCAACCCGGCGAGCAGCGCGGTGCGGCGGCGGGAGCGTGAACTGGGCCTGAAAAAGGGGGAGATGAGCCGCTCGGTGGAGATGAACATCCTCCATATGCGGCGGGTGCGCGCCCGGCTGCGGGACCCGGGCGCGTTCGAGATCCACGTCTTCGACGAAACCCCCCGCTTCACCGCCTACCTGGTCAACGGCGACGGCGCCGACGGCCTCGCGGTCGTCCAGTCGTATCTGCGCAAGGCCCGGGGCATGGAGGCCCCGGTCCTGGTGCTGCGCGGTGGCGGCCGGGGCAGCGAGGTGGTCCGCGAGGGCATGCCCGAGGAGGGCGAGGGCGGGCTCTTCGCCACCTACCGGGAGGAGTTCGAAAGCGTCTGGGCGGACTCCCGGCCGGTGTCCTGA
- a CDS encoding ABC transporter ATP-binding protein has translation MTAPAVPVLKLNDVDVVRDGTPLLRSISLTVHQGEHWALLGSNGAGKSTLLSLAGALVHPTHGTVEVLGRTLGRVDLRELRTLVGHVDPRHPLRSPLRVRDVVLTGLTNTVEPVPRRHPTPDQRDRADRLLTTLGMGGKLDARWPTLSQGQRGRVLIARALMPLPRLLLLDEPATGLDLAAREQLLESLDTLRREHPELATVLVTHHLEELPASTTHAVLLREGECLDQGAAEAVLTTDAISKCFDHPVRISRTDGRWAARALRPSGQDTGSPDQ, from the coding sequence GTGACCGCCCCGGCCGTTCCCGTACTGAAGTTGAACGACGTGGACGTGGTGCGCGACGGCACCCCGCTGCTGCGCTCGATCTCGCTCACCGTCCACCAGGGGGAGCACTGGGCGCTGCTCGGCTCCAACGGCGCGGGCAAGTCCACCCTGCTGAGTCTGGCGGGCGCGCTGGTGCACCCCACCCACGGCACGGTGGAAGTCCTCGGCCGCACCCTGGGGCGGGTCGATCTGCGCGAGCTGCGGACGCTGGTGGGGCATGTCGATCCCCGGCATCCGCTGCGCTCCCCGCTGCGGGTGCGGGACGTGGTGCTCACCGGGCTGACCAACACCGTGGAGCCGGTCCCCCGCCGCCACCCCACCCCCGACCAGCGCGACCGGGCCGACCGGCTGCTGACCACGCTGGGCATGGGCGGGAAGCTCGACGCGCGCTGGCCGACCCTGTCGCAGGGCCAGCGCGGCCGGGTGCTGATCGCCCGTGCGCTGATGCCCCTCCCCCGGCTGCTGCTGCTCGACGAACCGGCCACCGGGCTGGACCTGGCCGCCCGTGAGCAGCTGCTGGAGAGCCTGGACACGCTGCGCCGGGAGCACCCCGAACTGGCCACCGTCCTGGTCACCCACCACCTGGAGGAGCTGCCCGCCAGCACCACCCACGCGGTGCTGCTGCGCGAGGGCGAGTGCCTGGACCAGGGGGCGGCCGAGGCGGTGCTGACCACCGACGCCATCAGCAAATGCTTCGACCACCCGGTGCGCATCAGCCGCACCGACGGCCGCTGGGCCGCCCGCGCGCTGCGCCCCTCCGGTCAGGACACCGGCTCGCCGGACCAGTGA